In a genomic window of Natranaerobius trueperi:
- a CDS encoding ArsR/SmtB family transcription factor, producing the protein MESNLVRVLKTLSDETRLRILNLLQFGVLCVCELEILLDISQSNASRHLNKLTSVGLVEYYKAAKYVYYKLNDDITGEYPFIKEILVTETKKLDKYQEDNRRLTKYKDDGYTCDELKDGKVCFED; encoded by the coding sequence TTGGAATCCAATTTAGTTCGTGTACTTAAAACATTGTCTGATGAAACACGCTTGAGAATTCTTAATTTATTACAATTTGGTGTTCTATGTGTTTGTGAATTAGAGATCTTATTAGATATTAGTCAATCTAATGCATCAAGACATTTAAATAAGCTTACCAGTGTAGGATTGGTAGAGTACTATAAGGCAGCTAAATATGTTTATTATAAATTAAATGATGACATTACAGGTGAGTATCCGTTTATTAAAGAAATTTTAGTTACTGAAACTAAAAAGCTAGATAAGTATCAAGAAGATAACAGGAGGTTAACTAAGTACAAGGATGACGGCTATACCTGTGATGAACTCAAGGATGGAAAGGTATGTTTTGAAGATTAA
- a CDS encoding YaiI/YqxD family protein yields the protein MLCFKRGGRLIKILVDADSCPVKDIIFEVAENFSIEVVVVKNLSHDIKNDYVRVITVDEGKDAVDFVILNNTQKNDLIITQDYGLASLVLTKYAKAIHPNGWVFTNNNIDGLLMNRHINQQIRKRDGKLTKVPKRKKEDNIKFKNLLEDTLTQILEK from the coding sequence TTTAGTTGATGCTGATAGCTGTCCTGTAAAGGATATCATATTTGAAGTTGCAGAAAATTTTTCTATTGAAGTAGTTGTAGTAAAAAATCTTTCTCATGACATAAAAAATGATTATGTAAGAGTGATAACTGTTGATGAAGGGAAAGATGCTGTAGATTTTGTCATTTTAAATAATACTCAAAAAAATGATTTGATTATTACTCAAGACTATGGATTAGCATCTTTAGTTCTAACAAAATATGCTAAAGCTATTCATCCTAATGGTTGGGTATTTACTAATAATAACATTGATGGTTTACTTATGAATAGACACATAAATCAACAGATACGTAAAAGAGATGGTAAACTTACTAAAGTACCAAAAAGAAAAAAAGAAGATAATATTAAATTTAAAAACTTATTAGAGGATACATTAACTCAAATATTAGAAAAGTAG